A window of Nitrospiria bacterium genomic DNA:
AAGGAGGAAATCATTCAATTATCAAAAGCATGTTTTCTGCAATTGGGAGAGTCCATCGTAGAGTATGCCAGACTTCCTCGGTATCATAAGGAAGAAAATGGAAAGCATGTCAGCATCGAGGGTCTCGAGCACCTTCTTGAGGCTCAAAAAAAAGGGAAAGGTGTAATTTTATTAACGGGGCATTTTGGAAATTGGGAATTGTTAGGAGTGACACTTGCCAACTTGGGCTTTCCCCTCCATGTGGTTGCACGACGATTGGATAATCCCTTTTTAAATTCCTGGGTCATTCGGAGAAGAACGATGACTGGGAATACGGTGATTGAGAAAAACCAAGCAACCAAAGCGGTTTTGACACTGCTTAAAAGCGGAGAGGTTGTTGCTTTTCTATTAGATCAAGATACAAAATCTGGAGATGGGGTCTTTGTTCCTTTTTTTAACCGCCCCGCCTGTACCAGCAAAAGTGTGGCGGTGATTGCCTTGAGAAGGGGTGTTTCCGTTTTGCCTATGTTTATTACCCGTTTAGACGGGGGACACCATCGGATCTCCATCGAGAAAGAATTGCCCGTTATTCGGACCGGACAAACCGGAGAAGATATTATTCAAAACACCGCACGGTATACCGGTATTTTGGAGGATAAAATTCGGGAACACCCGGAACAGTGGGTGTGGATTCACCGAAGGTGGAAAACCCAACCCCTTTAATAAAGGGAAGTAAGGTGAGG
This region includes:
- a CDS encoding lysophospholipid acyltransferase family protein; this encodes MRRFQIHWFFEWSGVMLFVGLCNLLPLPWALEMGKKLGLLAWKFDKRDRTISLINLQNAFQGVKSKEEIIQLSKACFLQLGESIVEYARLPRYHKEENGKHVSIEGLEHLLEAQKKGKGVILLTGHFGNWELLGVTLANLGFPLHVVARRLDNPFLNSWVIRRRTMTGNTVIEKNQATKAVLTLLKSGEVVAFLLDQDTKSGDGVFVPFFNRPACTSKSVAVIALRRGVSVLPMFITRLDGGHHRISIEKELPVIRTGQTGEDIIQNTARYTGILEDKIREHPEQWVWIHRRWKTQPL